One region of Streptomyces sp. NBC_00442 genomic DNA includes:
- a CDS encoding DUF5691 domain-containing protein codes for MTSTTTISDVDTDTADTADAHGTDAHATDAHAADAHAANAHAADAHAGTGDADAGSCSWDELVTAALLGTDRRPATGAPEELLGAAARQTVRRRAGLLPATAAGRPTPAPPDGRPALPDAARRRLALLLADRSAPAHAGGRRGTAPDLGELLPQWLAIANERGLRPPAALMPALLDAARARTDLRPQALAFAGPYGLWLARFNPEWRFALRGTSGGAALPDPGDTGAVQLLWEEGLFAERVTLLAAVRAHDPEAGRVLLAGTWTTERAEDRLMFLDSLRGGLSASDEPFLERALADRSRNVRATAAELLSALPGSALAGRMARRAASCVSLDRTGDGAAISVEAPHECDADMQRDGIAPRPPAGRGERSWWLGQLVECAPLDSWPARLGGRAADAIVALPVADDWGAELHAAWCRAAVRQGNAEWSRALLGAPSAPPGEGAGTGSLAERAKLLSVLPRDERADWVARFISAHGLSEAFQLLGGCVVPWAGALGRAVVDALEIARDAGSYPWSFSGVMGLAERCLDPSESPRLEALTATPPEEEGASPGAGGYWAEAFQRLVATLSLRAAMRRELGA; via the coding sequence ATGACCAGCACCACCACGATCAGCGACGTCGACACCGATACCGCCGATACGGCTGACGCCCATGGCACCGATGCCCACGCCACTGACGCACACGCCGCTGACGCACATGCCGCTAACGCACACGCCGCTGACGCACACGCCGGAACCGGTGATGCCGACGCGGGCTCCTGCTCGTGGGACGAGCTGGTGACGGCGGCGCTCCTCGGGACCGATCGGCGCCCGGCGACCGGCGCTCCGGAGGAGCTTCTCGGGGCCGCGGCGAGGCAGACCGTACGGCGCAGGGCGGGACTGCTTCCGGCGACGGCCGCCGGTCGCCCGACCCCCGCACCGCCCGACGGGCGCCCCGCACTGCCGGACGCGGCCCGGCGCCGCCTGGCGCTGCTTCTCGCCGACCGCTCCGCGCCCGCCCACGCCGGAGGCCGGCGCGGGACCGCGCCCGATCTCGGCGAGCTCCTCCCGCAATGGCTGGCCATCGCCAACGAGCGGGGCCTGCGCCCGCCGGCGGCGCTCATGCCGGCGCTGCTCGACGCGGCACGCGCCCGCACCGATCTGCGTCCTCAGGCGCTCGCCTTCGCGGGGCCGTACGGCCTGTGGCTGGCCAGGTTCAACCCGGAGTGGCGCTTCGCGCTGCGGGGCACGTCGGGCGGCGCGGCCCTGCCCGACCCCGGGGACACCGGCGCCGTACAACTCCTGTGGGAGGAAGGGCTGTTCGCCGAGCGGGTGACGCTGCTTGCGGCGGTACGGGCACACGACCCCGAAGCGGGGCGGGTGCTGCTCGCCGGGACATGGACGACGGAGCGGGCCGAGGACCGGCTGATGTTCCTGGATTCGCTGCGGGGCGGCCTCTCCGCGTCGGACGAGCCGTTCCTGGAACGGGCGCTGGCCGACCGGAGCCGCAACGTACGGGCGACCGCCGCGGAGCTGCTCTCGGCGCTGCCCGGCTCCGCGCTGGCGGGACGGATGGCACGGCGCGCGGCGTCCTGCGTGTCCCTGGACCGGACGGGCGACGGGGCGGCGATATCGGTGGAGGCACCGCACGAGTGCGACGCCGACATGCAGCGGGACGGGATCGCTCCCAGGCCTCCGGCCGGGCGGGGCGAACGGTCTTGGTGGCTCGGTCAGTTGGTGGAGTGCGCCCCGCTCGACAGCTGGCCGGCCCGGCTCGGCGGACGGGCGGCCGACGCGATCGTGGCGCTGCCCGTGGCCGACGACTGGGGTGCGGAGCTGCACGCGGCGTGGTGCCGGGCGGCCGTGCGGCAGGGGAACGCGGAGTGGTCCCGCGCGCTGCTCGGTGCCCCGTCGGCGCCGCCCGGCGAGGGCGCCGGCACGGGCTCCCTGGCCGAGCGGGCCAAGCTCCTGTCCGTCCTTCCGCGGGACGAACGGGCGGACTGGGTGGCCCGGTTCATATCCGCGCACGGGTTGTCGGAGGCGTTCCAGTTGCTCGGGGGCTGTGTGGTCCCGTGGGCCGGGGCGCTGGGGCGGGCCGTGGTGGACGCGCTGGAGATCGCGCGGGATGCGGGCAGTTACCCGTGGAGCTTCAGCGGGGTCATGGGCTTGGCGGAGCGCTGCCTCGATCCCTCGGAGTCGCCCCGGCTCGAGGCGCTGACGGCTACGCCGCCGGAGGAGGAGGGGGCGTCGCCGGGGGCCGGGGGGTATTGGGCGGAGGCGTTTCAACGGTTGGTGGCTACGTTGTCGCTGCGGGCGGCGATGCGGCGAGAACTCGGCGCGTAA
- a CDS encoding cobalamin B12-binding domain-containing protein: MGVTGPIRVVVAKPGLDGHDRGAKVIARALRDAGMEVIYTGLHQTPEQIVDTAIQEDADAIGLSILSGAHNTLFAKVLELLKERDAEDIKVFGGGIIPEADIPPLKELGVAEIFTPGATTTSIVSWVNANVRQPAGA; the protein is encoded by the coding sequence ATGGGTGTAACTGGTCCGATCCGCGTGGTGGTGGCCAAGCCGGGGCTCGACGGTCACGACCGCGGGGCCAAGGTCATCGCGCGGGCGCTGCGTGACGCCGGCATGGAGGTCATCTACACCGGGCTGCACCAGACGCCCGAGCAGATCGTGGACACCGCGATCCAGGAGGATGCCGACGCGATCGGCCTCTCCATCCTCTCGGGGGCGCACAACACGCTGTTCGCGAAGGTGCTGGAGCTCTTGAAGGAGCGGGACGCGGAGGACATCAAGGTGTTCGGCGGCGGGATCATTCCTGAGGCGGACATCCCGCCGCTGAAGGAACTCGGTGTGGCGGAGATCTTCACTCCCGGAGCGACTACGACGTCGATCGTGAGCTGGGTGAACGCGAACGTCCGCCAGCCGGCAGGGGCGTAA
- a CDS encoding alpha/beta fold hydrolase, which translates to MSLLPLALPPLLRRAWLSAALIRATALDLAVLAGHLLLYPSGLTPERHPVADPAATPQLPTSGRSHPPVILLHGFIDNRSVFVLLRRSLARHGWRHLESLNYSPLTVDIRVAAELLGRHVEEICSRTGHREVDVVGHSLGGLIARYYVQRLGGDARVRTLITLGTPHSGTRSAHLAPAHPIVRQMRPGSDLVEELRAPAPGIRTRFVSFWSDLDTLMIPVGTARVDHPDLLVQNVRVTGIGHLAMPVHPAVAAGVRQALTAGEPESADQDAFSVA; encoded by the coding sequence ATGTCGCTCTTACCGCTCGCCCTGCCGCCGCTCCTGCGCCGCGCCTGGCTGTCCGCGGCGCTGATCCGGGCCACCGCGCTCGACCTGGCCGTGCTCGCCGGGCACCTGCTCCTCTATCCGTCCGGCCTGACCCCCGAGCGCCACCCCGTGGCCGATCCCGCGGCCACCCCTCAGCTGCCGACATCCGGCAGGTCGCACCCGCCCGTGATCCTGCTGCACGGCTTCATCGACAACCGGTCCGTCTTCGTGCTGCTGCGCCGCTCGCTGGCCCGGCACGGCTGGCGGCATCTCGAATCCCTCAACTACTCGCCGCTGACGGTCGACATCAGGGTCGCCGCCGAGCTGCTCGGCCGGCACGTCGAGGAGATCTGCTCCCGCACCGGCCACCGCGAGGTGGACGTGGTGGGGCACAGCCTGGGCGGCCTGATAGCCCGCTACTACGTGCAGCGCCTGGGCGGGGACGCCCGGGTCCGTACGCTGATCACCCTGGGCACCCCGCACTCAGGGACGCGCTCGGCGCACCTCGCGCCCGCGCATCCGATCGTGCGGCAGATGCGTCCCGGCTCGGACCTCGTCGAGGAGCTACGCGCTCCCGCGCCCGGCATCCGTACCCGCTTCGTGAGCTTCTGGAGCGACCTCGACACGCTGATGATCCCGGTCGGAACGGCCCGCGTCGACCACCCCGATCTGCTCGTCCAGAACGTCAGGGTGACGGGAATCGGCCACCTGGCCATGCCGGTTCACCCGGCCGTCGCCGCGGGAGTGCGGCAAGCGCTGACCGCGGGGGAGCCGGAATCGGCCGACCAGGACGCGTTCTCGGTGGCCTGA